The following proteins are co-located in the Pseudoalteromonas sp. N1230-9 genome:
- the ccmA gene encoding cytochrome c biogenesis heme-transporting ATPase CcmA, whose translation MLHIKSVTCIKQDRCLFADLNFSLKSGQIMQLAGPNGAGKTSLLRIIAGFATADEGDVLFQERTIAKYYDEYAQELLFIGHKTGVNTQLTALENVAFWLKINGYDTHQDLYPILAKIGLVGLEDVPVRMLSAGQQRRVALVRLWLNNAKLWILDEPFTALDKSGVIFLQERFVEHLNAGGAILLTTHQDLTTHFSDLKTVTLEYRH comes from the coding sequence TTGTTACACATTAAGTCCGTCACCTGCATCAAACAAGATCGTTGTTTGTTTGCGGATCTTAATTTCAGCTTGAAATCGGGACAAATTATGCAGTTAGCTGGTCCAAACGGGGCTGGTAAAACATCATTATTGCGTATTATCGCAGGTTTCGCTACGGCGGATGAAGGTGATGTTTTGTTCCAAGAGCGAACGATTGCCAAGTACTATGACGAATATGCACAAGAGCTGTTATTTATTGGCCACAAAACCGGTGTAAATACGCAGCTTACTGCACTTGAGAATGTCGCTTTTTGGCTAAAAATAAATGGCTACGATACGCACCAAGATTTATACCCTATTTTAGCTAAAATTGGTTTGGTTGGCCTAGAAGATGTTCCAGTACGTATGCTCTCAGCAGGGCAACAACGTCGGGTTGCTTTGGTAAGGCTTTGGTTGAATAACGCTAAACTTTGGATTCTTGATGAACCATTTACAGCCCTTGATAAAAGCGGTGTTATATTTTTACAAGAGCGCTTTGTTGAGCACCTAAATGCAGGTGGGGCGATTTTACTGACCACCCACCAAGACTTAACCACCCATTTTAGTGATCTAAAAACAGTGACTTTGGAGTATCGCCACTGA
- the fliK gene encoding flagellar hook-length control protein FliK, protein MNKQSPLTLTTQLNLESTGVSRVAQNSSNEAIQALSEQTLSARNIVISKHSVQMDVLLDDSWQTLRLSTQQTNNQLAKYASANVSLNHDGKQLSITPTPVSMTLSKAPQLQALLNLLAQGDSQTTAILPATIPNNKPALSIPTLKAEFMLNNTLSTLLKSAAPLQAVMLPATTKHAEFTLNILNRYGDSLHQQAVSQQKVAEILAKLAPELALNLSAKQLQVTIANKAMASMILQFKDLPTNESKQLLTQLQLNSKDIKLTPQVIRNGLKLVSKPINEQFILKNSLTDTFHQLLKEQPNKSTFIPSAQPLSSTDSPIRSWLKDSFADLKTRISDAVRYFEKLPATQKHTANLNSPLLKNASSLADLGFNTKKIDIIKLAELHAPWANTSSKVPMTTAQVMLPTHYNNSPPMIQLFQQVKAGLAALTTNTELLQHSKTATNNNNANAAFLASKEPNLARPLQLMQPLEAKLVATLIPQSESKQLISTTVPVQLSQKLDQLSQSNNTPSIDLNRLVNQAFNRMISVQNTLPVTIERELLSILRPASLSPQNLQASFNQGLEQLAVTTLAAPIISQSPTAIGFNNQHGLDALLQVLVPNFKALDSNKMLEQLQQTNLQTLANEIGQLKSNLSQVQTTPINQQQDSNPLAQFFLPMKLPPEIGQTEISLGHYKKPSKNKLESKDVWFVRLNFDYAELGQLQVTAEIMDKAVECQLLASSQDVTALAHPHLETLRHKLASHGLNIAELNLKQGVPTHHAFYQSHAIINVKV, encoded by the coding sequence ATGAATAAACAGAGCCCGTTAACGCTAACTACACAACTAAACCTTGAGAGCACAGGAGTCAGTCGCGTTGCGCAAAATTCATCAAACGAAGCGATACAAGCACTTAGTGAACAAACTCTAAGTGCCCGTAATATTGTTATTAGCAAACACTCAGTGCAAATGGATGTATTACTCGATGATTCGTGGCAAACATTACGTTTATCTACCCAGCAAACGAATAACCAATTAGCTAAGTATGCTTCAGCTAACGTTTCGTTGAATCATGATGGTAAGCAGCTTAGCATCACACCGACACCGGTTAGTATGACATTAAGTAAAGCTCCTCAGTTGCAAGCTCTTTTAAACCTTTTAGCGCAAGGCGACAGTCAAACAACAGCAATACTTCCTGCAACAATTCCGAACAATAAACCGGCTTTAAGCATACCGACTTTAAAAGCCGAGTTTATGTTAAACAACACACTCAGCACACTTTTGAAATCAGCAGCACCTCTACAAGCAGTTATGTTACCTGCAACGACTAAACACGCTGAGTTTACATTAAATATTTTGAACCGTTATGGTGACTCTTTACATCAACAAGCTGTTAGCCAGCAAAAAGTGGCAGAAATCTTAGCTAAATTAGCACCTGAACTCGCACTCAATTTATCTGCGAAGCAGCTACAGGTTACCATTGCAAACAAAGCAATGGCATCGATGATACTGCAATTTAAAGATCTTCCCACAAATGAAAGTAAACAGTTACTAACCCAGCTACAGCTAAATTCTAAAGACATTAAACTAACCCCACAGGTAATCCGCAATGGATTAAAGCTGGTAAGTAAACCTATCAATGAGCAGTTTATTTTAAAAAATTCTTTAACCGACACATTTCATCAATTACTTAAAGAGCAACCAAATAAAAGTACCTTTATACCATCGGCACAGCCTTTGAGTTCCACTGATTCACCTATACGCTCTTGGTTAAAAGACAGTTTTGCTGATTTAAAAACACGTATAAGCGATGCGGTACGGTATTTTGAAAAGCTGCCAGCAACTCAAAAACATACAGCAAATTTAAACTCGCCTTTATTGAAAAACGCTTCATCTTTGGCAGATCTTGGCTTTAATACAAAAAAAATAGATATTATTAAGTTGGCTGAACTACACGCTCCGTGGGCAAATACATCTTCAAAAGTACCAATGACCACAGCCCAAGTAATGCTACCCACACACTATAATAATTCGCCGCCGATGATTCAGCTTTTTCAACAGGTAAAAGCAGGTTTAGCTGCACTCACTACAAATACCGAACTATTACAACACAGCAAAACTGCAACGAATAACAACAATGCTAATGCAGCGTTTTTAGCATCTAAAGAACCAAATTTAGCGCGGCCCTTACAATTAATGCAGCCACTTGAGGCTAAGCTCGTCGCAACATTAATACCTCAAAGTGAGAGTAAGCAACTTATTAGTACCACTGTGCCTGTTCAATTAAGTCAAAAACTTGATCAGCTTAGCCAAAGTAATAACACCCCATCAATAGACTTAAACCGATTGGTGAATCAAGCATTCAACAGAATGATCTCTGTTCAAAATACACTTCCAGTAACTATCGAGCGTGAACTGTTGAGTATTTTAAGGCCTGCATCATTATCGCCACAGAATCTACAGGCTAGCTTTAATCAAGGACTAGAGCAGCTCGCAGTTACAACCCTCGCCGCGCCTATAATTAGTCAGTCCCCCACTGCGATAGGTTTTAACAACCAACATGGGCTTGATGCTCTATTGCAAGTATTAGTACCAAACTTTAAAGCCCTCGACAGTAACAAAATGCTTGAGCAGTTACAGCAAACTAATCTCCAAACTCTTGCTAATGAAATTGGCCAATTGAAATCGAACTTATCACAGGTACAAACAACCCCGATAAACCAGCAGCAAGACTCTAACCCTTTAGCGCAATTCTTTTTACCAATGAAATTACCGCCAGAAATTGGGCAAACTGAAATTAGCCTAGGTCATTATAAAAAACCGAGCAAAAATAAATTAGAAAGTAAGGATGTATGGTTCGTGAGGCTTAACTTTGACTATGCTGAGCTTGGTCAGCTACAAGTAACTGCTGAAATAATGGATAAAGCCGTTGAATGTCAATTATTGGCATCATCACAAGATGTAACTGCATTAGCTCACCCACATTTAGAAACGTTACGCCACAAACTCGCCAGTCACGGTTTAAATATCGCTGAACTAAACTTAAAACAAGGTGTGCCAACACACCATGCATTTTACCAGTCTCATGCAATCATTAATGTAAAGGTTTAA
- a CDS encoding EscU/YscU/HrcU family type III secretion system export apparatus switch protein, which yields MKDDLKHKSAIGLLYEVGNSPKVTAKGFGELADEIVKLAEEKGILIHQDADLAKTLAHLELGEEIPKELYYVIAELIAFSYVLRGKFPPGWQDFQGKLNIQA from the coding sequence ATGAAAGATGACCTCAAACATAAATCCGCCATAGGCCTCCTGTATGAGGTAGGCAATTCACCAAAAGTAACAGCGAAAGGGTTTGGCGAGCTTGCTGATGAAATAGTAAAACTGGCTGAAGAAAAAGGTATTTTAATTCATCAAGATGCTGATTTAGCAAAAACACTTGCACATCTTGAGTTAGGTGAAGAAATACCTAAGGAACTATACTACGTAATCGCCGAGCTTATTGCTTTTTCATATGTATTAAGAGGAAAATTTCCCCCTGGTTGGCAGGACTTTCAAGGAAAGCTGAACATTCAGGCTTAA
- a CDS encoding DUF2802 domain-containing protein yields MLLYSLFGASILLFLVCLGLIFVNNNKHATALKAKQQQVQDAQQQLSILRSEVAEMRAGMLSIGKRLVAVEDKNQELEQLQDAQKYDDPNAKIYSRAVKMVELGADLEEIIRECELPRAEAELLMSLHKQKGA; encoded by the coding sequence ATGCTGTTATACTCTTTGTTTGGAGCCTCAATCTTACTATTTTTGGTATGTTTGGGGCTTATTTTTGTTAATAACAACAAGCACGCTACGGCGTTAAAAGCAAAGCAACAACAAGTGCAAGATGCTCAGCAACAGTTGAGTATTTTACGCAGCGAAGTGGCTGAAATGCGAGCTGGCATGCTAAGTATTGGCAAAAGATTGGTTGCTGTTGAAGATAAAAATCAAGAACTTGAACAACTTCAAGATGCGCAAAAATATGATGACCCCAATGCGAAAATTTACTCGCGTGCGGTAAAAATGGTAGAACTTGGTGCCGACTTGGAGGAGATTATTCGCGAGTGTGAATTACCCAGAGCTGAGGCTGAGTTACTCATGTCATTACATAAACAAAAGGGCGCTTAA
- a CDS encoding chemotaxis protein CheW, whose amino-acid sequence MSEERLLSANKNADSNDEVLQWVTFKLEEETYGINVMQVQEVLRYTEIAPVPGAPSYVLGIINLRGNVVTVIDTRARFGLMGAEVTDNSRIVIIEAEKQVIGILVDSVAEVVYLRSSEIDSAPNIGTEESAKFIQGVSNRDGELLILVDLNKLLNDEEWDELSAL is encoded by the coding sequence ATGAGTGAAGAAAGACTACTGTCAGCGAATAAAAATGCTGATAGCAACGATGAAGTGTTACAGTGGGTAACCTTTAAACTTGAAGAAGAAACGTACGGCATTAACGTAATGCAAGTACAAGAAGTGCTTCGCTATACCGAAATTGCTCCTGTTCCAGGTGCGCCTTCTTATGTGCTTGGAATTATTAACCTGCGTGGTAATGTTGTGACTGTAATCGACACCCGTGCACGTTTTGGCTTGATGGGCGCAGAGGTAACGGATAATTCTCGCATTGTCATTATCGAAGCGGAGAAGCAAGTTATCGGTATCTTGGTTGATAGCGTTGCTGAAGTTGTGTATCTACGTAGCTCTGAAATTGACAGTGCGCCGAATATTGGCACAGAAGAAAGTGCTAAGTTTATCCAAGGTGTATCTAACCGTGATGGTGAGTTACTGATCTTGGTTGACCTTAATAAACTTTTAAATGACGAAGAGTGGGATGAGCTGAGCGCATTATAA
- a CDS encoding chemotaxis protein CheW: protein MSNKHLFANEKVMTQYLGALLCEEEPEQQNLEPVAKLLEQVNESKDNSLPLEVEQKVETPVIEPIKELEKTENQANIKDIVEQKQTEIVAKTSSERQEDYFDGEFQALFFEVAGLTLAVPLKALGGIHQLTEVNQLFGKPKWFKGVMLNRDEKLNVVDTARWVMPEKYDEKLEQSLDYQYLITLGDSQWGLLAEKLVNNITLREEDVKWRAKSGKRPWLAGVIKEKMCALIDVENLYQLLEQGLDSREQ, encoded by the coding sequence ATGAGTAACAAACACTTATTTGCTAACGAAAAAGTGATGACCCAATACTTGGGGGCATTACTGTGCGAGGAAGAACCTGAACAGCAAAACCTTGAACCTGTGGCTAAGTTACTTGAACAAGTAAATGAGTCAAAAGATAACTCGTTACCTCTAGAAGTAGAGCAAAAAGTAGAAACACCGGTTATTGAACCTATTAAAGAGCTTGAGAAAACCGAGAACCAAGCTAATATCAAAGATATAGTAGAACAAAAACAGACCGAGATTGTTGCTAAAACCTCGTCTGAGCGACAAGAAGACTACTTTGATGGTGAATTTCAAGCACTGTTTTTTGAGGTTGCAGGCTTAACGTTAGCCGTTCCTTTGAAAGCATTAGGGGGCATTCATCAACTAACAGAGGTTAATCAGTTATTTGGCAAACCTAAGTGGTTTAAAGGTGTGATGCTAAATCGTGATGAAAAACTGAATGTAGTGGATACAGCACGTTGGGTGATGCCTGAAAAGTATGATGAAAAATTAGAACAGTCACTCGATTATCAATATTTAATCACCTTAGGTGACAGTCAATGGGGATTATTGGCTGAAAAGCTCGTAAACAATATTACACTTCGCGAAGAAGATGTAAAATGGCGAGCAAAATCAGGCAAGCGGCCTTGGCTTGCTGGCGTTATCAAAGAGAAAATGTGCGCCTTGATTGACGTTGAAAATTTATACCAATTGCTAGAGCAGGGCTTAGACAGCCGTGAGCAGTAA
- a CDS encoding ParA family protein, which yields MKIWTVANQKGGVGKTTTAVSLAGTLALQGKRVLLIDTDPHASLTYYFGIDSEELEISVYDIFARGNSMASEEILQALCPSTLENLDILPATMAIATLDRSMGNKNGMGLILKKALAKISEHYDYAIIDCPPVLGVLMVNALAASERILVPVQTEFLALKGLDRMMRTMELMQTSQSKQYQYTIIPTMYDKRTKASLEAYKTLQDNYKDKVWSGVVPVDTKFRDASLAQQVPIQFCPRSRGVFAYRALLDYLVAQG from the coding sequence GTGAAAATTTGGACAGTAGCGAATCAGAAAGGCGGAGTGGGGAAAACCACAACCGCTGTTAGTCTTGCTGGCACGCTTGCATTACAAGGGAAACGGGTATTATTAATAGATACCGATCCACATGCTTCATTAACTTATTATTTTGGTATCGATTCAGAAGAGTTAGAGATTAGCGTCTACGATATTTTTGCTCGTGGCAACAGTATGGCCAGCGAAGAAATCTTACAAGCACTTTGCCCGTCAACACTTGAGAACCTAGATATTTTACCTGCAACCATGGCGATTGCGACCCTCGATAGAAGTATGGGCAATAAAAATGGTATGGGTCTTATACTAAAAAAAGCGCTGGCAAAAATTAGCGAACATTATGACTATGCAATTATCGACTGTCCGCCTGTATTAGGTGTATTAATGGTTAATGCCTTAGCTGCCAGCGAACGTATTTTAGTGCCAGTACAAACAGAGTTTTTGGCTCTCAAAGGCCTTGATCGCATGATGCGTACCATGGAATTGATGCAAACATCGCAATCTAAACAATATCAGTATACGATTATACCAACAATGTACGACAAACGGACTAAAGCATCCCTTGAAGCCTATAAAACTCTGCAGGATAATTACAAAGATAAAGTGTGGTCGGGTGTAGTACCGGTTGATACCAAATTTAGAGATGCAAGTTTGGCGCAGCAAGTACCTATTCAATTTTGTCCTCGATCACGAGGGGTATTTGCGTATCGCGCACTGCTTGATTATTTAGTTGCACAAGGTTAA
- a CDS encoding flagellar motor protein MotB, producing the protein MMRRRMRHKIQKSQHTERWLVSYADYMTIMFAFFVVMYAIAISKNEDFQVLSDSLEQVFDKSARTHQQAGTGIHGTGILTDRVTPESDVLYGESILKEEQGPKLIDGQADTSNIEKKHLGKPLDSLLSKLQSALIDEIRNGEASLELNQDWLIIELSSGMLFSSGSAVAQQRAKQVVALVKDIIAPVDNYIRVRGYTDNEGIRNEMFRSNWELSVARATSVLVELEELGINPARMAIEGYGQYSPFSSNETEQGRAENRKVVVALSKYGLPEQAQQDTNEQANPSVKESTEIELPSNDNTIKVIQLPHGGIRITTRNEQ; encoded by the coding sequence ATGATGCGCCGTCGCATGCGTCATAAAATTCAAAAAAGCCAACATACAGAGCGTTGGCTTGTTTCTTATGCTGATTACATGACCATTATGTTTGCCTTTTTTGTGGTCATGTATGCAATTGCTATTAGCAAGAATGAAGATTTCCAAGTGTTATCTGATTCACTAGAGCAAGTATTTGATAAATCAGCGCGTACTCATCAGCAGGCTGGAACTGGGATACACGGTACTGGCATTTTAACTGACCGCGTTACGCCTGAAAGTGACGTTTTATATGGTGAAAGTATTCTTAAAGAAGAGCAAGGACCTAAATTAATCGATGGACAAGCTGATACCAGTAATATCGAAAAAAAGCATTTAGGAAAACCGCTAGATAGTTTACTTAGCAAGCTACAATCAGCATTGATTGATGAGATCCGTAATGGTGAGGCAAGCCTTGAGCTTAATCAAGACTGGCTGATAATTGAATTAAGTTCAGGCATGTTGTTCTCATCGGGAAGTGCTGTTGCTCAACAACGTGCTAAACAAGTTGTTGCATTAGTTAAAGACATTATCGCTCCTGTAGATAATTACATTCGTGTAAGAGGTTATACCGATAACGAAGGTATTCGTAATGAAATGTTTCGATCTAACTGGGAACTGTCGGTCGCAAGAGCAACATCAGTATTGGTTGAGCTTGAAGAGCTAGGAATAAACCCTGCTCGCATGGCCATTGAGGGATATGGTCAATACTCACCCTTTTCTAGTAATGAAACAGAGCAAGGGCGTGCAGAAAATCGTAAAGTCGTTGTGGCACTTTCTAAATATGGTTTACCAGAACAAGCACAGCAGGATACCAATGAACAGGCTAATCCTAGTGTAAAAGAGAGTACAGAAATTGAGTTGCCAAGCAATGACAACACGATTAAAGTGATCCAATTACCTCACGGTGGCATTCGAATTACCACGCGCAATGAACAATAA
- a CDS encoding flagellar motor protein — MDKLSFLGLIVAVSAIAFGYALEGGVVSALFNGPALIIVLGGTLGAVMLQTPSSVFSKTVKISHWVFFPPYHDIDAAIEQVKRWSQKARQEGYLSLEDESLAHHDPYAAKGLSMLVDGAGETKLRDTLEIDLMLERERLMEVSRVYEAMGGYSPTIGILGAVLGLIQAMQFITDPEKLGAGVATAFIATIYGVGLANLLFLPMANKLKQQIEQKMLYHELLAEGIIAIAQGESPLNIELKLEAYRVERPSLVRE; from the coding sequence GTGGATAAACTGTCGTTTCTTGGTTTAATTGTTGCTGTTAGCGCCATTGCTTTTGGTTATGCGCTTGAAGGTGGGGTGGTAAGCGCTCTATTTAATGGCCCCGCACTGATTATCGTGCTAGGTGGTACCTTAGGCGCTGTAATGTTACAAACACCAAGCAGTGTATTTTCTAAAACAGTAAAAATTAGCCATTGGGTATTTTTCCCCCCTTATCACGATATAGATGCAGCCATTGAGCAGGTGAAGCGTTGGTCTCAAAAGGCGCGCCAAGAGGGGTATCTTTCGCTTGAAGACGAGTCCTTGGCACATCACGATCCTTATGCGGCAAAAGGGCTAAGTATGTTAGTTGATGGAGCCGGTGAAACTAAGCTTAGAGACACACTTGAAATCGACTTAATGCTCGAGCGTGAAAGATTAATGGAAGTGAGCCGTGTATATGAAGCCATGGGTGGCTACAGTCCAACCATTGGTATCTTAGGTGCGGTACTTGGGCTTATTCAAGCAATGCAATTTATAACTGATCCTGAAAAGCTTGGAGCAGGGGTCGCGACAGCATTTATTGCGACCATTTACGGGGTTGGTTTAGCAAACTTACTTTTCTTACCAATGGCAAATAAATTAAAGCAACAAATTGAACAAAAAATGCTGTACCACGAATTACTTGCCGAAGGGATTATAGCTATTGCTCAAGGTGAAAGTCCGTTAAATATTGAACTCAAACTTGAGGCGTATCGTGTTGAGCGTCCAAGCTTAGTTCGCGAGTAA
- a CDS encoding protein-glutamate methylesterase/protein-glutamine glutaminase has protein sequence MAVKVLVVDDSSFFRRRVSEILEQDSNIQVVGFAVNGREAVDKAKELRPDVITMDVEMPVLDGISAVKEIMAATPTPILMFSSLTRDGATATLDALDAGALDFLPKKFEDIARNNEDAIALLQNKVKEIGRRRISRFTRPAPPPRPASTTSTSTRSGGIVQPDRSFSRPAPAPASSTSNVRASGKQYQVVAIGTSTGGPVALQTILTQLPANFPHPILLIQHMPAAFTPAFAARLNGLCKIKVKEAQQGDRLVPGTAYLAPGGQQMLVEGRGSSRTLRVFEDDSPRITYKPSVDVTFASAAKAFGGDVLAVVLTGMGADGRDGARMLKQAGATIWAQDEKTSVVYGMPQAVANAGLASESLALNDVAARLTRETGCG, from the coding sequence ATGGCAGTCAAAGTATTAGTAGTCGATGATTCGAGCTTTTTTCGCCGCCGTGTTAGCGAAATTTTAGAGCAAGATAGTAATATCCAAGTTGTAGGCTTTGCCGTGAATGGCCGAGAAGCTGTTGATAAGGCAAAAGAGCTTAGGCCTGATGTTATTACTATGGACGTTGAAATGCCTGTTCTTGATGGTATTAGTGCCGTTAAAGAGATCATGGCTGCAACACCAACGCCTATTTTAATGTTTTCTTCATTAACTCGTGATGGTGCAACAGCAACACTTGATGCGCTTGATGCGGGGGCTTTGGACTTTTTACCGAAAAAGTTTGAAGATATTGCCCGAAATAATGAAGATGCAATCGCACTTTTACAAAATAAAGTAAAAGAAATTGGTCGCCGTCGCATTTCACGTTTTACACGTCCTGCTCCGCCACCTCGCCCTGCATCTACAACCTCTACAAGCACAAGAAGCGGTGGTATTGTTCAGCCTGATCGTAGTTTCAGCCGACCAGCACCAGCTCCGGCTTCATCGACGAGCAATGTGCGAGCTTCAGGCAAGCAGTATCAAGTTGTCGCAATTGGTACATCAACGGGGGGCCCTGTTGCTTTACAAACCATATTAACTCAACTGCCAGCTAATTTTCCGCACCCTATTTTACTTATTCAGCATATGCCTGCTGCATTTACACCTGCTTTCGCTGCACGACTAAATGGTTTGTGTAAAATTAAAGTGAAAGAAGCGCAACAAGGCGACCGATTAGTACCAGGCACCGCTTATTTAGCACCGGGTGGTCAGCAAATGCTGGTAGAAGGGCGTGGAAGCTCTCGAACATTACGTGTTTTCGAGGATGATAGTCCTCGCATTACATACAAACCGAGTGTGGATGTAACATTTGCAAGTGCTGCTAAAGCATTTGGTGGTGATGTATTGGCAGTTGTACTTACTGGTATGGGGGCTGATGGTCGAGATGGTGCCCGTATGTTAAAACAAGCTGGTGCGACGATATGGGCGCAAGATGAAAAAACCAGTGTTGTTTATGGTATGCCGCAAGCCGTTGCCAATGCAGGCCTTGCTAGTGAGAGCTTAGCGCTTAACGACGTTGCTGCACGTTTAACACGAGAGACCGGTTGTGGATAA